In Caretta caretta isolate rCarCar2 chromosome 20, rCarCar1.hap1, whole genome shotgun sequence, a single window of DNA contains:
- the LOC125627751 gene encoding inhibin beta C chain-like: MAPGSGACLERSGQPPGGWLALAALALLWGSSVQGGGKPGCPACRMPTLEPGTERRFLLELAKRQVLEKLHLMERPNVTQPVPRLAVTNALRRLHVGQAQRDRQPGPFAPWDGPEANELGYEIISFAKTEFSSPSSMGLRFQFSQGMGRDVHILQAQLWLYVRAPRSGLSPVTLRVSQAGVLLSERQLEARAGGWHTVALLPALQAFFRGQEKTLRLELECRGCQANATAGSDAGSSHQPFLVAKATVRKPGQQVAKRSLRCDQTSDLCCRKDYYVDFRDIGWNDWIIKPEGYQINYCMGQCPTHVASSPGMASSSHTAVLNLIRAHNLQPGGQSCCVPTHRRPLSILYFDRNSNILKTDIPDMIVEACGCS; the protein is encoded by the exons ATGGCTCCTGGCTCCGGCGCGTGCCTGGAGAGGAGcgggcagcccccagggggttgGCTAGCCctggctgccctggccctgctgtgGGGATCCTCGGTCCAGGGAGGAGGGAAGCCGGGGTGCCCGGCGTGCAGGATGCCCACCCTGGAGCCAGGCACGGAGAGGCGCTTCCTGCTCGAGCTGGCCAAGCGGCAGGTCCTGGAGAAGCTGCACCTGATGGAGAGGCCCAATGTCACCCAGCCGGTGCCCCGCCTGGCCGTCACCAACGCCCTGCGGCGTCTGCATGTGGGCCAAGCCCAGCGGGACAGGCAGCCGGGGCCCTTCGCCCCCTGGGACGGCCCCGAGGCCAACGAGCTGGGCTACGAGATCATCAGTTTTGCCAAGACAG agttctcctctccctccagcatGGGGCTGCGTTTCCAGTTCAGCCAGGGCATGGGCCGGGATGTCCACATCCTGCAGGCCCAACTGTGGCTTTACGTCCGGGCCCCCCGGAGCGGGCTGTCCCCGGTCACGCTGCGGGTCTCCCAGGCCGGGGTGCTGCTGAGCGAGAGGCAGCTGGAGGCCCGGGCCGGCGGCTGGCACACCGTCGCCCTCCTGCCTGCGCTCCAGGCCTTCTTCCGGGGGCAGGAGAAGACACTGAGGCTCGAGCTGGAGTGCCGTGGGTGCCAGGCCAATGCCACGGCCGGGAGCGACGCCGGCAGCTCCCACCAGCCCTTCCTGGTGGCCAAGGCCACAGTGCGGAAGCCAGGGCAGCAGGTGGCCAAACGCAGCCTTCGCTGCGACCAGACCTCCGACCTATGTTGCCGCAAGGACTATTACGTGGACTTCCGGGACATCGGGTGGAACGACTGGATCATCAAGCCAGAGGGCTACCAGATCAACTACTGCATGGGCCAGTGCCCGACCCACGTGGCCAGCAGCCCGGGCATGGCCTCCTCCTCCCACACGGCCGTGCTCAACCTGATCCGGGCCCACAACCTCCAGCCGGGCGGGCAGTCCTGCTGTGTGCCCACGCACCGCCGGCCCCTCTCCATCCTCTACTTCGACCGTAACAGCAACATCCTCAAGACCGACATCCCGGACATGATCGTCGAGGCCTGCGGCTGCAGCTAG